One Ascaphus truei isolate aAscTru1 chromosome 9, aAscTru1.hap1, whole genome shotgun sequence genomic region harbors:
- the DTD2 gene encoding D-aminoacyl-tRNA deacylase 2 → MAEGGREVAARTVLQQCLYAKLQVKPPDQDSEAEWAEIHRGLVIYVCFFKGADNAVIPKMVSSLLNVKLSEPDSGKHVSVLDLPGDVLIVPQATLGGRVKGRGMQYHYNAGKEQGMELYSQLVAQCQHVLEDNPKWAEAGAVLRHGTYGNRQVLQLNTNGPYTHLVEF, encoded by the exons ATGGCAGAAGGTGGCAGGGAGGTGGCTGCCCGCACTGTTCTTCAGCAATGTTTATACGCCAAGCTGCAGGTCAAACCTCCTGATCAGGACTCAGAGGCAGAATGGGCAGAG ATACACAGAGGTCTGGTTATCTACGTTTGCTTTTTCAAAGGAGCAGATAATGCTGTCATTCCAAAAATGG tGAGCTCTCTGTTGAACGTGAAGCTGAGTGAGCCCGACAGTGGGAAGCACGTGTCAGTCCTGGACCTCCCAGGTGACGTCCTCATTGTCCCGCAGGCCAcgctgggggggagggtgaagggccgTGGCATGCAGTATCATTACAACGCGGGCAAGGAACAGGGTATGGAGCTGTACTCCCAGCTCGTAGCCCAGTGCCAACATGTGCTGGAGGACAATCCCAAGTGGGCAGAGGCAGGAGCTGTGCTGCGACACGGAACCTACGGGAACAGACAGGTCCTGCAGCTCAACACCAATGGACCGTACACCCACCTGGTGGAATTCTGA